The Lycium barbarum isolate Lr01 chromosome 4, ASM1917538v2, whole genome shotgun sequence nucleotide sequence tctCCCAAAATACTCAAAATCCTTTTTTAAACCCGTTCCATCATTTAAATCCGATCAAACTAAATAATAActcataagatccccttattcccccagtatgttagttgggtcgggtttaaataatagagcgggtttaaaaataatTTCAAATTATTTTGAGGTATAATTTCGATCAAGCCTGGGGtatatttaaaaattttaaggatgagaggggtattttttaTGCAAAATAAGTTTGGTGTATGTTTTTTTGAAAGTAGAGAGgtctttttgacccttttcccttaagaATGCATAAACGAGGCAACATTGAGATAACGAGAcaactaaaaatatatatgtGCTTTCTCCGGTGACAGCCCTCAGATCAGACTGCTAAAAATATGGAAAAGGCAGCGAAGCCAAAGGGCAAACTGTGTACTCTCTGTAATGAAAAACGCGCCGCCTTAAAACGCCCTAAAACCCTTGAACAAGTAATCACTGCTTTTGTTTTTTGCTTCTCATATTTAAAAAAGTAGCAGCTAAAGTTGTATTCTTTCTATGAAAAGATATGCAGGGAGTGTTTTTATACAGTGTTTGAAGATGAGATTCATAGAGTTATTGTTGATAATCACCTTTTCAACCCTGGTGAACGCATTGCTATTGGAGCTTCTGGTGGTAAAGGTCTGTTTACCAACTACTTATTTGTGTCTCTTGTAGTAGATATCTTTGACCTGAGAGTTTAAATTTGTTATGCCATACATTTTGAAATGGACAATAAAGTTGCTAATACCCCCCTCTGTTTCTAAAGAAATGTTGTTTTAAGCTTTTCATTATGTTTCAAAGTAAGTGGTGCTTTAGGATTTCAGGAAGAATTTgatcttattcttccaaaattacccttatttaCGTAATCAAGAATCATAAAGTAGCTTTGTTTTTCTAGGAATTGAATTAGGGGTAAGTTAGCaaaaacactcctaattttctAGGAGCGAGCAATTTCTTTAAGAGGTGCGCATaagctaaaaacaccacttattatggaacggagggagtatatagtaTTACCCTTCTTGACTCTATTGCGGATGTCCTACAACAATCCACTATCACTTACCAGCAATGTATCGGGTGTCCTAAAATAACCCACTATAACAAAGGTCagcttgtttggatgattgttacaTATTGTTTCAAAATGAATCGTGTGATATTGTATGGTTTTCCAGATAGGATTATTATTAAAAAAGGGTGGGTAAATGATAAAATAGGATTACTAAACAACAAGCAAATGCAAAACGAAATTAATAAAAGGGTAACGACACGATCACACCAGATCGGTTGTTACATAAGATGTGACTTGTCGTTTTTATATAAAGATGGACTTAACGATACGCTGCTATAAAAGTCAAATAACAATCAAAACATTGTGTTTAAAGTAACAATATGATACAATACAATAGGTAGCAACCAACCAAACGAGCTGTAATGAACATTGATTTGTACGGTATATTGCAAACCCCATTAAGCTTGTCAAAATTAGTATGTCGTCACCTTGGTTAATGTGCTGCTGTTGTAAAAGTTCCTATAGTGGAGAGCTGCTCTGTTAACTGGAATTGAGTTTGCACAGGATGTTTTTCATATGTGATAAATGATGTTTCATTTTAAGCACGCCTTCTTTCCTCCATGATGGAATTAATCTCAGGTGTGATGGTAATGGGGTTTGTTTGCAGATTCAACAGTGCTTGCATATGTAATGTCAGAGTTGAACCGTAGACACAACTATGGATTGGATCTCTTCTTACTGTCAGTGGATGAAGGAATAACTGGTTACAGGGATGACTCTCTCGAAACAGTCAAAAGAAATGAAATACAGGCAAGGAAAATAATCTTGTTAAGCTGTTAGTTTGAATTCCTAGGTCTAGTTAAACAACTATTAACTTTGTGATCTGCCTATGTTTCATCTTTATCTTTGGCTTTGTTACTAATTATGAGAGTAAAACTGGGCGAAGGCCAACTTATGTCActtgttttttttcttcttttgaacTTGTTTAATATAGTCTGTGTATATCTTGGGACATAGCTTGTTTAGCCATCTTGTGCTAGATGCTACAATCCTTTGGTGGGGAAGAGGAATGGAACCCTGTCCTTTATAAATCATAGTGCCTAAACTAGTCTGAACGAACTCCGAATATTAATAGTGCAGCTGAATCATCAACGCATCTTTTCTTGGCCAAGTTCTATTTGCATATACCAGCTGTAAGGCgttttgcccttttttttttttttttttttttttttttgcgtaagGCATTTATATTAAAACCATATTTCCTATAGTATTGTCAAACATCAGAGAAATTCCAAATTTTACCTCTCCTTCTTTACCAGCATCTGAGTTTGAACCATCTCATTCAAAGCAGCAAGGGCAAGAATGGTGTCTTGCATGGTCACAGACGATCTCATCTGCACTTTCATGTCAAAAAGACAATGCAAAAGAAGATGATCGCAACTCTTTTCTACTTCCAGATTCAGTAATGTTCAATAGGAACTTGCTATTCGCAAACATTCTCTGGCTTATGGAATTATATGTTTAATGATCACAACTAAATATCTGGACTCCATAACTTGTCCAGATATTATTATTTCATAATCCCTTTCTTTACTAGAGTCACGGGAGATTCATATATTCGCATTGGCTGGTGCACAATTTTTTTGAAGTGCTGATATTTCGTATCCTTTTCCAGGACATAGCGTTAAGCAATACTCGGTGAAAATTGAAAACATAATTTCCCTGATgttttcttctctcttttcttcttcttctgcctgTAAATGACGTTGAGGAAACGAACTAGTTGGGATTATGGCTTAGTCAAGTTTGGTAGGCTTGCTTTAAGTCCAGCGTGTGCTTGGAGTTTTCTTAATCTTGTTAGAGATTTCTGTGTCATTAGAAAATGTTGGGAGCTTCTAATACTAGAGAACATAAATTATTGAATATAGGAGTGAAACATCAAATGGAGCGAATGATAGTGAGTATTCATATAGTCGACGCCAACTAACTTGGAAATGGGGCATAGTTGCTGTTTGTTCTAAATTGAGGAGCTCTCATCTTCCACCAATATCTCTTGGTTCTTTGACTATAGTTTTATTCTCCTCTCATGATGGCTTTCTTCCTTTGTAATTTTAATGAATAGTTACTATGGCATTTTCACATCAGCATCTGTAGTTGTCATTTTCTGAGTTTTACTGTGGCTTTGCGGCATCTACAGTTTCTACGCTAGATGAGTTTAATTTTTTTAACTTACAAATTTTAACCTCTATATTTTCTCAACTTATTGTGACCGTGTTATTGCAATCTTCTCTTTTCAGTATGGACTTCCTTTAAAAGTAGTTTCCTACAGCGAATTGTATGGGTGGACAATGGACGAAATAGTGAAATTGATAGGCTTGAAGAACAACTGCACATTTTGTGGTGTTTTCCGTCGGCAGGTAATTCCACACACTTGCCTTTGGGTTTGACTATTATATTTTGCATAAATTTCTCCAACATTCAGCACACAATTCACACAATTCATTGCACATAAGTTATACGCAAGAGTGGCAAACAGCTTTTGAAATATGTGGAACTCTACCTTGTGGCTAACATAATTTTCTGTTTCTCAATATGAGAATGACCAAGCTTAGTTCAGTCTTCTGAAGCGGCTTTCTTTGCATTCTTTTTGTAGTAAATATGTTCGGAATACTTTCTTTTCCACTAGCAGTTGCAGTTTCTTGCTACTTCGTTGAAACTGGTAATATAGATATCATAGTGATTAGTTTTCATTTGTAAGGCCCTTGATCGAGGTGCTGCATTGCTAAAGGTAGACAAGCTCGTTACCGGACATAATGCAGATGATATTGCTGAAACAGTCCTTTTAAATATTTTACGAGGTGATATTGCAAGGTAAAAATAATTGTAATTTAGTTTTTTATGATTCTCTTCCTTCTGTTCTTCCCAAATTATTGACTGGTTTTTACCTCTAATAAACCAGGTTGAGTAGATGCACATCGATAATTACCGGAGAAGATGGGCCAATACCCAGATGCAAGCCCTTCAAATACACATATGAGAAGGAAATTGTCATATATCCTTTTCTTTTATAGGATTTTATTGGGCTACCCCTTACTATATAGTATATACCCCAAGCGGCTGCATCTTCCTTGTTAAAATCATAGTTTTCTGATTGTGATCACTTATGACTGTGTTGCCTTAACTTGCTGTTACGTATGCATACTTTAAAAAGCTGGACTACTTCTCTACAGAATGTAAGTGTATTCTCTTTCCTTCAACTTTCAGTTCTAGTACTAGGACTTCTGGTCTTCTTTATTTGCTGTTAGTATTTCCGTTCATTTTGTTGAAGAATGTCTGTTGTGGTCATGTCTGTCCGTGTCAGGTGTTGTGGAAGAAGTGGGGTATGAGATAATGTGGGCATGTTATTAAAAAAATTCCC carries:
- the LOC132635555 gene encoding cytoplasmic tRNA 2-thiolation protein 1; translation: MEKAAKPKGKLCTLCNEKRAALKRPKTLEQICRECFYTVFEDEIHRVIVDNHLFNPGERIAIGASGGKDSTVLAYVMSELNRRHNYGLDLFLLSVDEGITGYRDDSLETVKRNEIQYGLPLKVVSYSELYGWTMDEIVKLIGLKNNCTFCGVFRRQALDRGAALLKVDKLVTGHNADDIAETVLLNILRGDIARLSRCTSIITGEDGPIPRCKPFKYTYEKEIVMYAYFKKLDYFSTECIYSPNAYRGFAREFIKDLERMRPRAILDIIKSGEDFRISTSTKMPEQGTCERCGYISSQKWCKACVLLEGLNRGLPKLGIGRSRGINSERNPNMEQANGTQSLQSKQCGSLDF